GTCTTTTTGTCTATCTTGCATGTACTCTGAGACCTATCACAGCATGCTTGTAAAGTCGGCAGTGGACATACTGACTGTTATTAAAACATTTTTCACATGGCAAACAGCTTTTTCAACTGTCATATGCTGAGTAGAGCATATGCTGTAAATCGTATGTGGCACTGTAGGACAACGGAAATGTACCTCTGGTAATCTccaaaacaatatttatttttgaGGTCAATGATTTGTATTTCCATTGCCAACATTTCTGTACAGGTGGTGTGTTATGTTGGCAGCACAGTGGCTTGAATGTTGTGGCGATCGGCGAGGGACTGACGTGTACGAACGATATTTTTGTTTATGGCTCGATAGCATTTGAAATTTACGGAAACTTCCTGTAAAACCAAGACGCAAAAATGTTTGCCAGTATGTTTGACGAGGTGGCGCGTATGAACAAGCGCcaggtatgttttttttttaaacgctGAACTCAATGAAACATATTACATATGTGTACCATGAGTCGTGCATATGTTTATAGCTTTTCACTATTATTTCGAATACTCTTTTTCAGTTCCTCTACCAAGTACTGAGTTTCGGAATGATAGTTTCGTCGGCGCTTATGATATGGAAAGGTCTTATGGTTGTTACAGGCAGTGAAAGTCCTATAGTAGTCGTACTAAGGTCAGTATTTGGCACCGTCTGAAGTGCTCTGATGATTTGTTAGTGAATAACACTGCCTCTCAAGTGATTGTGACTGAAGTGATGATAATTTACTTTTTCTGCAGAGACATAGATAATTTTATAGGTCAGTATAAAAGCAGGAGACGTCAGTTTTGCCGTCTTAGGCGTCTGAAGAAGTGTCAGTGTGAGGTGCTATCGTGTTAGTATCTTTAGCTTAATATGTATTACGAATGAAATATTACACTTCGTTACTGGAAACACCAGAAGGCAAACTAATGTTTAAAAAGAAGTTAATGGAAAAATTTGCCTGCTCTTTACTGGTTTGGGTGTGCGTTTATAGCAGAAGTAATGTTATAAGCATTTCTCACTGTATGTGTGTTTGAATATTGTATAAGCAGTGGGATTGGTGAAGAGGGAAAGTGAGCTAATGGCCACGTAGAACTATTGTAGCTATTATTTCTTTAAGCATTGACTGCTTTGTGTGAGTAATTGACATCACAGTATTataacttattttatttatcatctttTATGCAGTAGTGAAATATGGTGTTACACTTACCTATCTTGTACAGCAAAAGTGAATGCTTGGCTGTGACTCAAACCTCTTTTTCTGTCGTTGTTGTTGTCAGACTTATATTGATTATCTCTAATGGCTTTGTAATTGATGCACTATTGACCCCTAATCTACATTCCATTCATTGACTAATCATTGGTCTAAAATGCATGTGGTCTGATCGGGCATATGTCAGATACTCAGTTTTAGTCAGAAGTTTGTTAGGGGATTTTCGAAGCTTGTAGGTAGTAACATAGAGTAATAGTTGTTTATATTGAAATAAGGCAGTGATGGCTAAATTATCAGTTCTGTGTCACAACAAACTATGAGCGTGGCTTGGTTTCAACTTGTAATGCAGCTGTGATGATGGTGGCAACTCCTAATGAAACTTAATCATTGTCATGCAGGAAATACAGTGATGTGAGAGTGCAGTGCAAAGAAGTttgcaaaaaatgtgaaaagtgcagcAAAAGAATTAAGTCATTCATGTAAATCATTTCTGTCTGAGCTTACGGTCTCTTGTCAATGCCTCCTCATTTTAATGTGCAGTTAGAAAGTCTATCACTTTTGTAAAATGTTTTACATTTAACCAAAACGTAGTTGCATGGGCAAACATTACTCAAATGGAAACATCACCGACTTGTTTATTTATTACTCTAAAGAGAGTTTTGTAACTCCCAGTTATTTTTAAAACTCAGGGAGTGCAGTAGTCTTTTGTTGTTTTCAGTAGTTAGCCAAATGATGGTCAAAATACATTTGTTACAAGCACATTGCGCTCAGCACCATGTGTTCTATATGTAGGTGTTGCTAGAAGACTGGCATTTTGGAAACTACATTTGAGTCAGCAGTTGTTGAATTAAAAGGCATCTGGATATACAGCCCAACAGACAAGAAATGGTTGTCGCAAATTTTACATTATTGTGTAATATCAGATTCACTACGTAAGTGGAAAAAGATGGTGTTCTGTAACCAGACATTTAATTGGGTAGAAAGTTGATAGGTTGTAAAAGCATAGAATTTACTCTTTACTTGTGCCTTCTGATCAGATTTGGAGGTGTAATGTGGCTGTCACCCTTCCCTAGCTTTGTGTGTCCTTTGAATGCTTATGTTCCACTCACAAATTGTGTCTTTGTGCAGATGATCTGCCAAAGGCACTGAGGCACACAGTCTGCATTCAAAGAAAATGGATATCCCTCATGGATATATTGTACAACGTTAACAAGAAATAATCATGTCTGTCAAAATCATGTCCATCAGAAGATGAACAGGGTAGTGTGCTACTAAACTCCCGGGCACTCTTGCGTGTATTTGGCCAATATTTTGACATTTAATCAGAATCTATGGAAGTATTATCTTCAAGTAATGTGCAAGGACTTAACTCTTCTTGGATCAGTGGAAGATGACGTGGGTTTGCAGATGTGTTTAAAAAATGCCATGCCAATGTGCCAAGACCTACATAGATTAGGGTAAGTGCACAATAGGAGAAGGGTGTTGGAAtgtatttgtattttttatgtatcCTGTAGATTAAATATTGTACAAAAAGTATGCATAATATAAGACAAGTTAATTTTCATTAAGAAAGAAGCAGTTTCAGAACATTGTTCTCTCTAAAAATTACACAGTGAgaatggaaacagaaaaaaattctaattAATGAATGTAGTAACACACAGAGTATACAAGCAATGAATATGAGCAACTAAGAAATATGTAGGCAAATAGTGCCACTCGAGAATTTACCCAAAGATTCATTGAaatacagaaatgatgaaaatgatCACTGGAAATAAAACGGGAGGAAAATAACattcaaaaatacattaaatttaccATTAAGAATGCACAGACAATGACATTTACTACTAATAAAAGGTTTACATGCATAAGAAGTGTTAAACTTGTGAGAAGCGTAAGTGAAATGTACGTATATGCTGTAGAATTGTAGGTTACTGTTCTACCTGCTAATATTCTACACCCCACCACAGtctttcccaaagaaagcagaagtTTCTTGTTTGACAACTTAGCTTGCATttagtttttaatatttaattAACACTTTCTTAATTTTTCATTTCCAAGAATTCTTGCACCAAATAGAAGCAATGCTTTGTTGGAAATGccattagtttatttttaaatacggGACCTGGAACAAGTTTTATTTGATCTACAGTCTTATTGTGTGGTATGACACCAAGGTAAATTATAGACGTTTGGTATGATTATGTCCTCGAAAAGATTTGGTGGTGGTTTGGGATTaccgaagcgtccgattccacccgtctgctttgacccatgatgtcacaaatatggtGGGAATGACCATTCACCATGACTCCAGTATGGCGCCTATGACGCTGTTACATAAACAtgataacaaacatgaaaatagatcgaaaaaccaacacacacatcttcctccaaaaatataatcaaactaacagGACAAGCATGGGAAATtggttttttttttggtggggacaaactaaaaacacacacacacacacacacacacacacacacacacaaaaaaccaccaccaccaccaccatcccaaACCTCGTAAAACGATGACATAAATCGACAACACAAAATTCCCAAACTTTGACCTATATCGGTCGACAGCAGCTGATGATACCAAAAAATCGTAGCTACAACCGCACAttagaatcggacacttcccttcacctatataGGTCAGCAGCAGCTCATGATACCAAAACACACATATTTACGAGAAATCAAAGACTTCCCATTACCTATAACACACAAACCACCTACACATACAGAAAATACCGCCGACCATACCCCACCAACCATCATAACGCACAAAAAATCCACCCAGAAACACTACTACTTTCCACAAAAGATTTCCGGCACAACACACTAGGTCAGACACCACaatcatacacacacaaacacacacaccacctCCCTCCCACCCTCAACCTACCAACCCCCCTCCCACCCAACCTCCAACCTCTCCCCCAAAATCAAAGATCCATCAACAAATAAAAACCAAACAATAAACAACTCTCAATCACACGCTCAACTCAAAAACAGCTGCAACAAAACACATCCTCCACAACATAATCATAAaacaacccccaccccccacccacctacttacacaaaaattaccaactcccccccccccccccccccccccgcctcacaaCACATCCTTAACCAACCACCTTCAGGCTATACATTTTACTAATAGACCTTAAAAACGTCAAAAAATGCAATAATCCCCAAGGACGCTCTTCTGCCAACAATACTCATCTAAATGACACTGAAGGTTAGAAGAGTGTCTCTTCCTCCTCCAAATAACTGACTTAACgcccccctcaaccccccccccccccaaaaaaaaggtccCTGTTATGTTTGTACATATCCCAGTCTCATAATTCTTAAATTATAAACTATGGTTGACAACAAAATGATCATACCCCCTCTGGCCCAAACCCCTACAAGATGAAAAAGCATCGCAAACTACTGTACTACCCTCCTCTATAAACTCCTCAATTAATCCCACCAATTCCCTTTTCATTCACTCCTCCTAAACCCTAAAAACACACTCTGAAAAACCACCCCCAGatacagcagcccccccccccccccccacacccataaACCAACTGGAGACTTACCTCTCCCATGCTTCCTCTTCACAAACTGCGATTTGTCAACCTCCACGACCACCCCAgtcccacccaacttacccctgtacttaatatattcagaacaaacttccctacaaaatgAAAACCAGTCATAAactgtcctctcactcacaccaatGTCATGTGCACAAAAACTATCGgaggatctataacaaaaataatatgtcatCAACACTATCTCTCACATGCGTGACCTAGAcctctcgaaccaggtaccacgccttttAGAGCGCCATAGGTTGTCCCTAAGGCACCGCCACATGTAGCAGTCCCTTGTCTGAGATGCAGGAACTCTGGCTAACCACATGTTCTGCCGACCCATGCCGCATTTCAGCCAGCAGCCCAAATAATTGTAAGAATTTTATCAGGGACAGCATATTGTCACCCATTTCTGCCCACAAACGAGAACTGTTATATTTATCAGTCATATCCATGTCTAACAAAACCAGcaacaaattaaattaaatgactCATCACGTGACATACAGCAAACAGCACTACAATAACTTTGACACAACACAAACTTAATTCTTAACTAACTGAAACCAGTTTCTGTCAAAGACCAGTCACAGATGACACCTGAACAGATCATGCAGCAACACCAAAACGGTTCATAAACACGccaccagaggacaccaccaaccgcaacaaaactacatctacaaacacaacacactcataaaGTAAACTCCGTGATGTcgtgacgtcacacaacacccttacatcacgggtcaaagccgactggTGGGATCGGACGCCTCAGGTGACCTGGATATTCATTGTCCTCTGGTAAAATGTGTATGTATATCCTTGGTTTGGATTAAGTTTTCCTGTTCTTGTGAGGTATTCCCTGGTGAATATGATTCTTTCTTGGATGAACAGACGTGAGATGTTTAGAACATGAAGTTTTATGAAATGacatttacaggactccatcttttttgAGACCACAAATTATCCTCGGTGCTCTTTTTTGTAGTtgaaatattatatttattatatactatatattatatttattatatattagTTGAATTTCCCAAGATGATGATTCCATAGTGGAGCAACGAGTGGGACTCTACATGAAGTGCTTGCCTTACTGTGAGTTTACTTGTATAGATTTCAGTATTTTTAGTGCATAGCACATTGATACTCAGACTTCCTCTGATAGGTTGTGTATATGTGTATGCCGTTTTAAATTCTGTTGAACCCAAAGACCCAAAGTTTTGTTGCACTTAACATTGTCAGTTATATCATTATTGAAACTTAAGTTAATAGTTTTTTGGCAGGATGAGGGAATGAAATGGAAGTTGATACACACAGTTTTTCCACAGTTTACAATTAGGCAATATTTGTTAAACCAGTCTTTTCAGTGTCATCTGAAACTGGCTGAAGGCCTTCAGGACTACatccagtcaacactatgcttgtatcAGTAAACAGGTTAGTTTTTTGTGAGCTCATGTAATCAACAAGATCATCCACATAAATGAGGAAAAGTAGCAGCTATAGAACAGAGATGTCATCACATTTGCCTTCTGGAGCCCAACAGGATGGACATAGAGGAACAATGTAACTCCACTGGATGTTGCATGTATTACTGTTAACTCAAACATCCTAATTTTTATGAAATCCCTTTTAGATTCTATTTTTAAGAAATCTTTGGAGACGGTTTTTTTGCAGTTGATCATTTGAATGGTGATAGCAGCTTTCAGTTGGACAAGGCACTGAACATTTAATACATTCTCAGTGATGGCATTATATGTCTAATGTCTTGTTCATTGGCAGTCAATTTGTTTATGAGACAATTAAGTGGCAGCATTCCAGCAGTTAGACATGCTGTCCTTCATCCGCACACTGTGACAGATGCACAAACCGATCAGTGCCTGTCTACAGCCACTATCCCCACGCATGGGTTTACACACCAGTTTTTTGTTATATAACGTTGTCCACTGGTAAACTCAAGATGTACAATTCCCATGAAGATGGCTGTCAGGGTTGTGAAGGAAATATGATAACAAGGTGTTGGTATCCTGCAGAAATTGCAACATTTTGTAAGCCAGCTTCAAGACGCACACACACAGCAGTCTAGATGCTGTGAAAATATTCGTTATGAAAAGTACCTAATCAGTGAAGTAGTCACTGCCAATACTGGAAAAATACAGGTTCCTGACGGTTCACAAGTAGAGAGAAAACAAGATGCAAAGGAAAGAAATGTCTGATATGCCGTGTTTATATTCATAAATATCTactcaaacaaattaaaattttaagttatgGTGTACTAAAAAGCTGTTTTTATTCTGTTAGGTTACTAtattttgtggaatttaccacaGGAATTCCAGCAAGAACATGTATTACTTTTTTTAAGTGGCCACTTGAGTTGAGTTGTCAGTTTCTCAATTGATTGGCTGAATTTTGAATCTGTGTAACACATTTAGTTCCTTATAACATTTATTTCACCATTCAGTAGTGTGCAATGTAACATTGTCACTTTGAGATCCCATTTAATGTGGATCATCTACCATTTGCGGACACTTTGTTGATGTGTTCCATTCACTTACAGCATGAATCAGCTTTAATGAAATCACAAACTGCAAAATTCATTGGATTAACTTAAGTAATTTTAATTTCCCATCGTAAAATGTGCTAGCTTTGTTCCATATtgaccttttttttcccctcaggaGAAAATATAGATAAAAACATATATGTGATACAAATTCATCCCTTGCAGTGGGAGCATGGAACCTGCATTTCATCGTGGCGACCTTCTGTTCCTGACCAATTATCAAGACGAGCCTGTCCGTGTTGGCGAGATCGTCGTGTTCAAGGTCGAGGGCCGTGACATTCCAATTGTTCATCGTGTACTTATTTTGCATGAGAAGTAAGTATATTGTGAATCTAAACTTGTCGTGCACTGGCAGCTTGCTACTGTATGCAAGTTGCCGAAAAAAAGATTTCAGCAGTAATGTTAAATGTCAGTTCTGAAGTCTTAGGTAGCTGAGCTATTGATGGATGAAATGAAGAAATCCACTTTGTTTACAAGCCACATCAATTCGAATAGAACACACGAACTGGCACGGTGTTTCACACTCATAGACATGATAGCAACATCTGGAGCTTTCTAGATAGTCTGAAGTGATGCATGTGCAGGCAGCTCATAGCAGTCCCAGCGTGTAGGCGGTGAAAAGGGATGGTGTCACATTTGAAACTGTCACTTCCACCTACCTAGAAGTGTCAAGCATCTGTCTTGGCTTTTGCCCAGTACCCAAAGCCTGCCTCCACACTCTACAAAGAATTGTAGCCCTGGTCCCTCTTAGAACTGTTGCAGTATATTATGATTTTGGCTGTCTCCTTATAATAAAATACCAATATGATTACATAAGAACAAAAACTCTCATCTTTCTAAATTGTACTTAATGTCCATTTTCCAGACAGTGACTTGTCAAGCTTTGTATGTTTAATATGTCATGTGTTCAGCAACAGTGCAAATAGTTCGATCCGTGCTGCTTTTGCAGGTAACACTATAAACACTTGACACTTGGACAGCTTTGCTGTCTTTAACAGGGTGTAACATATCTTGTACGTGGGCCACAACAGTGGTTTCAATCCTTGTCTCTGCAACACACCTCCTATCTTGCTTCTCGTTGGCCCAGTGGAGCAGGAAAGCAGCCGGCTTGGCCTCTTCTGCCAATTCAGGGGCATTCTTCATTGCTGGAATTTGAAAGTGTTTACACTGTCCCACTTGCCGTAAAGTATTTGCTCTGAATATGTGTCGTAAGTGCTGCAGTTCAGTCTGTAGGCGGTCATCAGAAATAATCTTTTATCTGTGTTTCCCTGAGTTCAGGACTGCTATCTTGTCTacaggatggcattcaagtaccgGTCAGTGTGCATCGGTTTCCCGTGCACCGAATGACCAGCCTGGCCTCGTATCCAATAATGATACCTTGCCATAGCCACCCATCTCAACAGTGAATTTAATCTTCAAACAGATCCATACACGTGATTAACAAACTGCTGAAATGCATTTTCACGATGATGCCAAATTAGGAAGATGTTGTCAATGTACCATAGGAAGCAAGAAGGACACAACAGCACAGAGTTCCGGGCACGCTCCTAGAGGCGTTAAAGAAGTTTTTGACAGCTGGAGATGGTGGAACCCCATTGCTCTGCCATCTGTAACCTCCTAAGATTCGTTGAGGTACAGGAAGTACTTTGTCGTTAGGGCATAGCTGGACAACTTGTTGATCCAAcgttctttttatttaaaagaaatgtCAGTCATAAAAGCTTAGTTTAAATAATCTTGTTAAGGTCTTGCCCTGAATAACCATCTAACCTTGATGTGGAACAGTAGTGTTTTATATCTGCTCCCATAATCTTTCTCACAATACTGAAAACAATTGGCAATGAAGAGGGCACGGTTTAACATAATTTTTACTGTTTCATCAAGAACCCATTTTAGACTTGGCAGCATTTTCATTATCATAAGTGCTTGCCGGTGCAGGACGTAATGGATGGAACCACAGTTTggcagggaagggagggaggggggcatgCATGTGTAGTGAAGAGTGCTGAGTGACCATGTATCTACTCGTGCAAACTAAATCTTGTTTATAGTTTTTGATCCTAGTCTTATTGTAGATTTATTATGCTGCTTGTTGCCCATTTTCAGCTGTTGCGCAGCGAGAGAAAAAAATCACTTAAACAAAACCAACATCAATATGATATTTGTAAGAGCTGTTTTTCTCAGTGTGTGACAAGACTTGATGTGCTTTGTTCTTTACGATTTTATAATTTTGGTGGAGCCCCAGGTCTCTGCAGAGCACAATATGAGCATCCCTGCTGTAATAAATATAGCACATtcaggtggtggtgggggtggtggtgctcGGTGTTCAGAACTACAGTGGCATTCCCTTTATCAGGTGCCAAGACATAATAAAAGTAAGCTGTGGTTTCCTACAGGCTAATATTAGATTTCGATAGCTTAGCTTTTGCCAGGATACAGCCAGTAGTTAACTTGACGTTCTGAGCTGCATCATAAGAGAGATGCCTAATGCACTGCTCTATTGGCATATGTTGTGGGACTAGAGAAAAATTAAGATCTTTACTCATTGTCACAACAGCTGTCATCCAGTTATTGGTTGGAAAAATTAACAACTGTTCTGTGGATCTTATTGGACTCTCAGGTCAGCTCTATCAGAAGTTAAGCTGTCACACTTGGTACATTGCTTACCTTGAACAAACTCCCAAACTATTCTGCTGCCGTGGCTACATCTGCCCACTCCTatatcatttaaaaggaaattaaaagaatttcttaatggcaactcctactcattagatgaatttttggatatagtaagtgggtaatttccccaacccccacagaaaaagtcaagtgtcatgtaatattttgtttaatgtaatatcttgtacagacaccttttattaacctgacaagttccacatcattacgaagtgtcgtattcacgatctatggaacaagtactaatctaatctaaatgaaTGGCGAGAATGTTGCTGACAGAAACAGATGACAGTCAAGTGGGTTTTTGATGTTAAGATCAAGCTCATACCTTGTCCTCCTCACAATGATGTGACTAGTCTTGTTTGAAATTCTATCCATTCATTGcctggaaaacagatatggaataaaatttgaaaacatgaGCCTTGCCGTCATACATTATCATATTGGTATTCAGTTATAAAGGAGGTGGCTGAGATTACCATAAACACCAACATTTTTAACAGAGACTCATAGAAGATCGGAGTTACTATTAGCTGCCCAACTCGCCTTCCTGTCGATGCATCACTTTGGCCCCCTCTCGAAGGTTCCAGATGCTGCTATTGTGCGTACATTACCTGAACAATATGCTTGCCCTGGAAGGTGGTAGTTTTTACTCCTGATGATGGGACAGTTTCAGAGATAACTGTAGACAGCTCAAGTGTTTTATTTGATGTCATGCATTcataaactgagaagattttacagAGGCATGGCACTGTGAAAGACTTAGAGGACAAATTTAACCTCCATCCCAcccatctctccctccccctcccttcatctttattccttccttccttcttttgtgacccccccccccccccccacttgatccACATAATGTACCCCTTCGTTTTTGTTTTGTGTGGGCATACGAGCCAGAACTACTTTGTCATGAACAGTATACATTATTTCAGTCTTCTAATTTATTTTCTGTCATACTTTTAAACTTGCTCAGTTACTGCTTTCATTAGGAGTGAAAATTAATGTTCTCTGGAGGAAAACAATACAACATCGTCAGCAGAACAAAGGTAGTTCAGATATGTTCCATTAACGTATACTCCTCTGTTTTCTCAGTTTATGGATCTGAAAACTTAATGATACAGTATATCCTTTTTATAACAGCATAGCGAAATTATTTGTAAATGAACTTAACGCATGTACTTTTGTATCTCTAATGCTCCAATACCTTGTTGCCTGGCAGGGAGAATGGGACTGTAAAGTTTCTGACAAAAGGTGATAACAATAATGTGAATGACCGAGGGTTGTACGCCCGTGGGCAGATGTGGCTGACCAAGAAGGACGTCGTCGGGCGGGCCCGTGGATTCCTTCCGTATGTCGGCATggtcacaatatacatgaatgaataCCCTAAATTCAAGGTCAGTATAATCACAATTTGATATGTTCTTGTAATTGTGGGATCTGAATAACTGATGTCATATATGAGGAATGTTAAAAAGAGAGAGCACTGTATTGGACTTAACACCCAAATGACCTTATTGTTCCACATTGTTGTTTAGTTTCAGATCATTTTTATTTCAGTGAAATATTATGATAGTGTATGCGGTGATTTCTCGATGGGAGCAGATAGAAATGTGAAGTTTCGTGTGAAAGTAGGCAAACCCTTTACAGAAATCCGAATGAATCTTCACTCTGTAGTAGAGCGTGTACTGCTTTGCAACTTCCTGGCGTATGAGCCCTGTGGTCTTGAACCGAGGACTTGCCGTTAGCAGTAAATATTCTTACCGATTGAGCTATACTGGCATGTCTCACAACGTGCCCTCAAAGCTGTACTACTTGGATAGTTCAGATGTAACACTATTTCTGGAGcgtccgggttcaagtcccagtctaaCACTTTGTTTTGTCTGTCCAGAAGTTTCATTTACATGAGTGTTTGAAATGGTGAAGCTAGGTTGTCGATAGTTCTTCAGTTTCAAAGCTCATTGTGGATGTATTGAATATGACGGTCGACTAGGAATATCTTCAAGTTGCAGGCATCAGCAGTGTTCAGTGAGTTTACCCAGCTGCATTCTTGCGAGCTACTTgtgcattatacagggtggccaCCCCAAAAGTATTCAGAACCGTTTAAACACACAGAGATCTGATTGTGTCAACCTATAGCAGCCAATGTGGCAAATTCTGACACaactaaattttaaaattaatagttGCCAAATTATGACACTGCCTTGTTTTGTTTttaatggaaatttaaaaaaaggtggtatTGAGAGACCCTTCATAGACGACTTTAACAATCTAATGTCAGGAAATTGATGAAATAGTAACAAGATAATCTGTGTCTCAACATCAGGAGAAGAGGTCCCAGAAACATCCTCCCATTTATGCCAGATGTAAGGAAACACATACCTGGGGTACAGTTCAGGTGTTACTTTTGAAGTTTTTCACACTTTCTCAAAAAACATTAGAGTCAGTACTACACCAAATTTGTTAGTGAAAGCATGATCATACacggtatgaaatggaatgtgTATCCAGACTGAAGGTTTCTTGGTAGCAAGGATGTTAACTTGGATTCAGAGTCATAAGCAGATAAAGTAAATTCACATATGATCCAGGGAATTATGTAAGACTCTTGTGTATGTTGTATTGTTAATGACCTCAGACTTTTGCATATTGTGTAGTCACGTATAATGAAGCATAGTCCGAAAAAAAGCTCGATAACTATCTAGTCATATTATCTTTGTATTATTTCAAATCTTGCACTTCACAGAACGAGGAAAAGAGATCATAGTATTGTATGACTACGAGGTGTGTGGGAAAAGTAATGAGACGACTTTTTATCcatcactttgttttttttttttttttttcagacaacagTATTGTCTGCTTAGAAGGTGTTCCCTTCAGCAACTACACAACAGTGAAGTAGTTGGTCCCAGTCGTGATGGCAGTGCTGAAAGGCTTGAACTGGCTGGACCTTTAAC
This genomic interval from Schistocerca nitens isolate TAMUIC-IGC-003100 chromosome 12, iqSchNite1.1, whole genome shotgun sequence contains the following:
- the LOC126215212 gene encoding signal peptidase complex catalytic subunit SEC11A; translated protein: MFASMFDEVARMNKRQFLYQVLSFGMIVSSALMIWKGLMVVTGSESPIVVVLSGSMEPAFHRGDLLFLTNYQDEPVRVGEIVVFKVEGRDIPIVHRVLILHEKENGTVKFLTKGDNNNVNDRGLYARGQMWLTKKDVVGRARGFLPYVGMVTIYMNEYPKFKIAVLACLGLYVLVHRE